Proteins encoded by one window of Emticicia oligotrophica DSM 17448:
- a CDS encoding NAD(P)/FAD-dependent oxidoreductase translates to MQHVVIIGNGISGITAARHIRKHSDCKITVISGETDYFFSRTALMYVYMGHMKFEHTKPYEDFFWEKNRIELKRAWVKTVDFEEKKLYFRIPSDENPEAKVGGSISYDKLILATGSTPNKFGWKGQNLKGVQGLYSYQDLESLEEITPKVKQAVIVGGGLIGVELAEMLHSRGIEVTFLVRESSFWNTVLPTEESAMISKHIAANHINLKFLSELDEIIGDENGQVKAVKTKDGEEIICQFVGLTVGVNPNISFLKLPQGNMIGREKPDFVLGAGGIKLNRGILVNEYLETNIPDVYAIGDCVEHENPPIGRKNIEQIWYTGRIMGETVARTICGKPTKYQPGIFFNSAKFFEIEYQTYGQVPAKLPEGIQTFFWQHPSKNICVRINFDSISKVVNGLNTLGIRMRHEVWDEWISQGKTITYVLENLPKANFDPEFFKQYEADILEKYNTETGSKLQLKSKKGIFSKLF, encoded by the coding sequence ATGCAGCACGTAGTTATTATCGGAAATGGTATCAGTGGAATTACGGCCGCTCGGCACATCAGAAAACATTCTGATTGCAAGATTACGGTCATTTCGGGCGAAACTGATTATTTTTTTTCAAGAACGGCTCTCATGTATGTTTATATGGGTCACATGAAATTTGAGCATACGAAGCCTTACGAAGATTTTTTTTGGGAGAAAAACCGAATTGAACTCAAACGAGCGTGGGTAAAAACTGTTGATTTTGAAGAAAAAAAGCTCTATTTCAGAATTCCTTCCGATGAAAATCCAGAAGCTAAAGTAGGTGGTTCGATTAGCTATGATAAACTAATTTTGGCCACAGGCTCAACACCCAACAAATTTGGTTGGAAAGGACAAAATCTTAAAGGTGTACAAGGTTTGTACAGTTATCAAGATTTAGAATCTTTAGAAGAAATTACTCCGAAGGTCAAACAAGCTGTAATTGTAGGTGGTGGCTTAATTGGCGTAGAATTGGCAGAAATGCTACATTCTAGGGGGATTGAGGTAACATTTTTAGTCAGAGAAAGTAGTTTTTGGAATACTGTATTGCCGACAGAAGAGTCGGCAATGATTTCAAAACATATTGCGGCAAATCATATTAACCTAAAATTTTTGAGCGAATTAGATGAAATCATTGGCGATGAGAATGGACAAGTAAAAGCAGTAAAAACAAAAGATGGGGAAGAAATTATTTGTCAATTTGTTGGATTAACGGTTGGAGTTAATCCAAATATAAGTTTCCTAAAATTACCACAAGGAAATATGATTGGTAGAGAAAAACCGGACTTTGTTTTGGGTGCAGGTGGTATCAAACTTAATCGTGGGATTTTGGTTAATGAATACCTCGAAACCAATATTCCAGATGTATATGCAATCGGCGATTGTGTTGAACATGAGAATCCGCCAATTGGCAGAAAAAATATTGAACAAATATGGTACACTGGGCGTATCATGGGCGAAACTGTTGCCCGAACTATCTGCGGTAAGCCTACAAAATATCAACCCGGCATCTTTTTTAATTCTGCAAAGTTCTTCGAAATCGAATATCAAACTTATGGACAAGTGCCAGCAAAATTACCAGAAGGCATTCAAACTTTCTTCTGGCAACATCCAAGTAAAAATATTTGTGTAAGAATAAACTTTGATTCAATAAGTAAAGTCGTAAATGGCTTAAATACGTTGGGTATTAGAATGAGACATGAGGTTTGGGATGAATGGATTAGTCAAGGTAAAACCATTACATACGTTTTAGAAAATTTACCCAAAGCCAATTTCGACCCAGAATTTTTCAAACAATACGAAGCCGATATATTGGAAAAGTACAATACTGAAACTGGTAGTAAATTACAATTGAAATCTAAAAAAGGAATTTTCTCAAAATTATTCTAA
- a CDS encoding 4Fe-4S binding protein — MLQKLGLITFIAAFGLFLGTLSMNNYTLTNEVLEKNLKDEALFDAKIEFASIIDQPYTNSFAFASEVSKGIEALNKVYNAQQAWDKKIYEDTIVSIIKASSNGYLSDNKSLILFLTFGLSIIGALLYFLPSIKQEAGIKNNGIFFNPATNRKWLGMLIGTFLILFYIALYFKPQYIANWIMVVDPVSKFINGGEASRWFMYGFLYTISVLVMGIRYIIKYRHSKYQIIRTLSIIFFQTCIAFILPEIMSNLNLPSADLKNMWPLDYSFFFNYRIDKLITGGTFGIFLLVWGIVLFVVGVPVMTYFFGKRWYCSWVCGCGGLAETLGDPFRQLSDKSTKAWKIERYLIHGILAFAIIMTIGVLYTYFTGSYNLLGFIPTEWLKSTYGFMIGSIFSGVVGTGFYPLMGSRVWCRFGCPLAAYLGIIQRFKSRFRITTNGGQCISCGNCSTYCEMGIDVRAYAQKGQDIVRSSCVGCGVCSAVCPRGVLNLENAETGTRIMLAPEVLLGNLMEK; from the coding sequence ATGCTACAAAAACTCGGACTCATCACTTTCATTGCTGCTTTTGGGCTATTTTTGGGCACTTTAAGCATGAATAATTATACATTAACTAATGAGGTTTTAGAGAAAAATCTAAAAGATGAGGCATTATTTGATGCAAAAATCGAATTTGCTTCAATCATAGACCAACCATACACTAATTCATTTGCTTTTGCATCAGAAGTAAGTAAAGGTATTGAAGCTCTCAATAAAGTTTATAATGCCCAACAAGCTTGGGACAAAAAAATTTATGAGGACACCATTGTTTCAATTATCAAGGCCTCATCAAACGGCTATTTATCTGATAACAAATCACTTATATTATTCCTTACATTTGGTCTTTCTATTATCGGAGCTTTGCTTTATTTCTTACCAAGCATCAAGCAAGAAGCTGGAATAAAAAACAATGGAATTTTCTTCAATCCAGCAACCAACAGAAAATGGTTGGGTATGTTGATTGGTACTTTTCTAATTTTATTCTACATAGCCTTATACTTCAAACCACAATATATTGCAAACTGGATAATGGTGGTGGACCCTGTTAGTAAATTCATTAATGGCGGCGAGGCAAGTCGTTGGTTTATGTATGGATTTCTTTATACGATTTCGGTTTTGGTAATGGGTATTAGATACATTATCAAATATCGTCATTCTAAGTATCAGATTATCAGAACATTATCAATTATATTTTTTCAGACTTGCATTGCTTTCATTTTACCGGAAATCATGTCAAATCTGAATTTACCTTCGGCCGATTTGAAAAATATGTGGCCACTAGATTATTCGTTTTTCTTTAATTATAGAATCGATAAACTCATTACTGGAGGAACATTTGGGATATTTTTACTAGTATGGGGGATTGTACTTTTTGTAGTAGGTGTACCCGTAATGACTTATTTCTTTGGGAAACGTTGGTACTGCTCGTGGGTTTGTGGTTGCGGGGGTTTAGCCGAAACTTTGGGAGACCCATTCCGACAGCTTTCTGATAAGTCAACGAAAGCATGGAAAATAGAACGCTATCTTATTCATGGCATATTGGCTTTTGCTATTATCATGACAATTGGGGTACTTTATACCTACTTCACTGGTAGCTATAATTTATTAGGCTTTATTCCAACTGAGTGGCTCAAATCAACTTATGGGTTTATGATTGGCTCTATTTTTTCGGGCGTTGTGGGTACAGGTTTTTATCCTCTGATGGGTAGTAGAGTTTGGTGCAGATTTGGCTGTCCATTAGCGGCTTATCTTGGAATAATTCAACGATTCAAATCAAGATTCAGAATTACTACCAATGGTGGCCAATGTATTTCTTGCGGGAATTGCTCTACTTATTGTGAAATGGGAATTGATGTTCGAGCTTATGCACAGAAAGGACAAGACATTGTACGTTCATCATGTGTGGGTTGTGGCGTTTGTTCAGCTGTTTGTCCGCGTGGAGTTTTGAATCTTGAAAATGCCGAAACTGGTACAAGAATAATGCTTGCTCCTGAGGTTTTATTGGGAAATTTGATGGAGAAGTAA
- a CDS encoding HD domain-containing protein: protein MNKHLQVYKAAEKYMRVRKNDVHIPLSYKYALKLIEKYPNADADLAAISIILHDIGWYSIDEDDIFKKGFQSENFMQSDVRYLHESEGVRLSTELLKDLGYSEEFIQKVAAIIDGHDTRNFSKSLEDEIVRDADKLWRFTVTGVSVACDWFKQTPSRYCNRLETDIIPQLHLPESIEMAKADLAETRKELLCDVI from the coding sequence ATGAATAAACACCTTCAAGTTTATAAGGCTGCCGAAAAATACATGCGTGTTCGAAAAAACGATGTACATATACCACTTTCGTACAAATATGCCTTGAAACTCATAGAAAAATATCCAAATGCCGATGCCGATTTAGCGGCTATTTCAATAATCTTACACGACATTGGTTGGTATTCGATTGACGAAGACGATATTTTCAAAAAAGGTTTTCAATCTGAAAACTTCATGCAAAGTGATGTCAGATACTTGCACGAGTCAGAAGGAGTAAGGTTATCGACTGAACTACTAAAAGATTTAGGGTATTCTGAAGAGTTTATTCAGAAAGTAGCTGCAATAATTGATGGCCATGATACAAGAAATTTCTCCAAATCATTAGAAGATGAAATTGTGAGAGATGCCGATAAACTTTGGCGATTTACCGTAACGGGTGTAAGTGTTGCATGCGATTGGTTCAAACAAACGCCATCGAGATACTGTAATCGCCTCGAAACCGATATTATTCCGCAATTACACTTACCCGAATCGATTGAAATGGCTAAGGCAGATTTAGCCGAAACTCGCAAAGAACTTTTGTGCGATGTAATCTAA
- the deoC gene encoding deoxyribose-phosphate aldolase, which translates to MQNISKYIDHTLLKPTATEMDFRKLCEEIYQNSFYSACVPPFYVSFVKELLEYSDAKVCTVIGFPLGYHSTEAKIAEAQKALADGADELDLVMNINAFKSMAYETVKQEIKTIAEIVHEKKALLKVIIETAYLDNFDIRIACEICEEAGADFVKTSTGFASKGAEIEQVKLMREVLPSDIQIKASGGIQTYEQSIAFIEAGATRLGTSSGVSIVSGGVGYSGY; encoded by the coding sequence ATGCAAAATATTTCCAAATATATCGACCATACATTACTGAAACCCACCGCAACCGAAATGGATTTCAGAAAGTTGTGTGAAGAAATCTACCAAAATAGCTTCTATTCGGCCTGTGTGCCGCCATTTTATGTGAGTTTTGTAAAGGAATTACTTGAATATAGCGATGCCAAAGTCTGTACGGTCATTGGCTTTCCGTTGGGGTATCATTCAACTGAAGCAAAAATTGCCGAAGCACAAAAAGCCTTGGCCGATGGTGCTGACGAATTAGATTTAGTAATGAATATCAATGCTTTCAAATCAATGGCTTATGAAACTGTAAAGCAAGAAATAAAAACAATTGCTGAAATCGTTCATGAAAAAAAAGCTTTGCTCAAAGTAATTATTGAAACGGCCTATTTAGACAATTTTGACATACGAATTGCCTGCGAAATCTGCGAAGAAGCAGGTGCTGATTTTGTAAAAACTTCCACAGGTTTTGCTTCAAAAGGTGCTGAAATTGAGCAAGTTAAATTAATGCGTGAAGTTTTGCCAAGCGATATCCAAATCAAAGCATCGGGTGGAATTCAAACGTATGAGCAATCCATAGCTTTTATTGAAGCAGGAGCAACTCGACTTGGCACTTCATCAGGAGTTTCTATTGTGAGTGGGGGAGTGGGGTATAGTGGATATTAA
- a CDS encoding SatD family protein, with product MQVQVITGDIVKSSNLDAESRLKLRKAFDFLSSISEGKYDYFIRGDSFQILLNKNALHEALIIKTYLHIKLSLKVKISIGLGEVTFLSEKISDSDGEAFWLSGRNLDDMKNKNEFLRISTNDNQKNKEWEVYCSMIDYLFEKQTVNQSEVIFWLLQGKNQQEIASIIKIGQPSVSTRIKSSAWHIIEKILNRFQNV from the coding sequence ATGCAAGTACAAGTAATTACAGGAGATATTGTAAAATCATCAAATCTTGATGCAGAAAGTCGCCTAAAACTGCGTAAAGCCTTTGATTTTTTATCAAGCATTTCCGAAGGAAAATATGACTATTTCATACGTGGAGATAGTTTTCAAATATTATTAAATAAAAATGCTTTACATGAAGCATTAATTATAAAAACTTATCTACATATAAAACTATCGCTAAAAGTCAAAATATCAATAGGCTTGGGTGAAGTAACATTTTTAAGTGAAAAAATTTCTGATTCTGATGGAGAAGCATTCTGGCTATCGGGCAGAAATTTGGATGACATGAAAAATAAGAATGAATTTTTGAGAATTTCCACAAACGATAATCAAAAAAACAAAGAATGGGAAGTTTATTGCTCCATGATAGATTATCTGTTTGAAAAACAAACCGTCAATCAATCCGAAGTTATTTTTTGGCTTTTGCAGGGGAAAAATCAACAAGAAATAGCTTCAATAATCAAAATTGGGCAACCTTCGGTAAGTACAAGAATCAAATCATCGGCTTGGCATATCATCGAAAAAATATTAAATCGTTTCCAAAATGTCTAA
- a CDS encoding aldehyde dehydrogenase family protein — translation MQVIEVINPCNGEVVGVCPRATENDAAKSIEAAHEAFKKWKKVSVAERVKLQHKAAEGMRKHAEELAQIIANELGRPIAGCLTEISRSADLLDFYAEEGLRLKGEIPLHNIEGEKALIIREPIGVVVSITPFNYPITLLTMKLGAALVAGCTVVAKPSEDTPLSTVRLGQIFEEVGYPENVFKVITGYGHEIGHTLIEHPLVSKIAFTGGTNTGKRIGQAAAAHNKRITLELGGQSPAVVCADANIEVAAAAIVRHGFANSGQFCYRVNRVYVHASIYELFVDKMVELAQKLTLGSPFSGCDMGPIINQKIYQNSEVQVADALEKGASIRTGGKRLTGELYDKGWFFPPTIVADANHSMKVMTEETFGPVIGVMPFNSNDEAITLANDSEYGLAAYVFSENLAIALRMAESFEAGSVWINNIHRSYHDVPFGGVKQSGMGREKGRYGIEAYTELKTIYLNY, via the coding sequence ATGCAAGTCATAGAAGTCATAAATCCTTGCAATGGTGAGGTGGTGGGAGTATGCCCAAGAGCGACCGAAAACGATGCTGCCAAAAGCATTGAAGCCGCTCATGAAGCATTCAAGAAATGGAAAAAAGTTTCGGTAGCGGAGCGTGTAAAACTACAGCATAAAGCTGCCGAAGGCATGCGAAAACACGCCGAAGAGTTAGCCCAAATCATTGCTAATGAATTGGGAAGACCAATCGCTGGCTGCTTGACAGAAATAAGTAGAAGTGCAGATTTGCTTGATTTTTACGCCGAAGAAGGCCTTCGATTAAAAGGAGAAATTCCACTGCATAATATTGAAGGCGAAAAAGCACTGATTATCAGAGAACCAATTGGGGTGGTAGTTTCAATTACCCCATTTAATTATCCGATAACCTTGCTTACCATGAAATTGGGAGCTGCTTTGGTTGCTGGCTGCACGGTTGTGGCAAAACCTTCGGAAGATACCCCACTTTCTACGGTTCGTTTGGGGCAAATTTTCGAAGAAGTGGGTTATCCTGAAAATGTTTTTAAAGTCATAACAGGTTATGGTCACGAAATTGGGCATACGCTAATCGAACACCCTTTAGTGTCAAAAATTGCTTTCACGGGTGGAACAAATACAGGTAAGCGAATTGGTCAAGCAGCGGCCGCACATAATAAGCGAATCACTTTAGAGTTAGGTGGGCAATCGCCAGCCGTTGTTTGTGCAGATGCCAATATTGAAGTAGCTGCGGCGGCTATTGTTCGACACGGCTTTGCTAATAGCGGACAATTCTGCTATCGTGTCAACCGAGTTTATGTGCATGCGTCTATTTATGAATTATTTGTTGATAAAATGGTTGAGTTAGCTCAGAAACTTACGCTCGGAAGTCCATTTTCGGGTTGCGATATGGGGCCAATTATCAACCAAAAAATCTATCAGAATAGCGAAGTACAAGTAGCCGATGCTCTCGAAAAAGGGGCAAGCATTCGCACGGGTGGAAAAAGGCTTACGGGCGAATTGTATGATAAAGGCTGGTTCTTTCCACCAACAATCGTCGCTGATGCAAACCATTCGATGAAAGTAATGACCGAAGAAACCTTCGGACCCGTAATAGGAGTAATGCCATTTAATTCCAACGATGAAGCGATTACTTTAGCCAATGATTCAGAATATGGTTTGGCTGCTTATGTTTTCTCTGAAAACTTGGCTATTGCTTTACGTATGGCAGAATCATTTGAAGCAGGTTCGGTTTGGATAAATAACATTCACCGAAGCTACCACGATGTGCCATTTGGAGGTGTCAAACAGAGTGGAATGGGAAGAGAAAAAGGGAGGTACGGTATTGAAGCCTACACCGAATTGAAGACAATTTATCTGAATTATTGA
- a CDS encoding SDR family NAD(P)-dependent oxidoreductase, translating to MLNLKDKVVIITGAAGGLGKAFALAFANEGAKVAVCDKNIKGATETAQEIGKDAIAIEVDVANEASTKAMAHVVADKFEKIDVLVNNAAIYATIQRKPFYEISEEEWDLVLNVNLKGVWMVSKAVFPFMKAANAGKIINISSATVMSGSPQWSHYVASKGGVIGFTRSMAKEVGDFNINVNAIAPGFTLTDASLSLIENAQKYGVDRGAIKRSSSAEDIVGTALYLASSASDFVTGQTIVVDGGKQFI from the coding sequence ATGTTGAATTTGAAAGATAAAGTAGTAATCATCACTGGTGCTGCGGGAGGACTCGGCAAAGCATTTGCTTTGGCATTTGCCAATGAAGGAGCAAAAGTAGCTGTTTGTGATAAAAACATAAAAGGTGCTACCGAAACCGCCCAAGAAATCGGTAAAGATGCCATCGCTATCGAAGTAGATGTAGCAAATGAGGCATCTACCAAAGCAATGGCACATGTAGTGGCCGATAAGTTTGAGAAAATAGATGTATTAGTCAATAATGCGGCTATTTATGCGACCATTCAACGCAAACCCTTTTACGAAATTTCAGAAGAAGAGTGGGATTTGGTGTTGAACGTAAACCTTAAAGGTGTTTGGATGGTATCGAAAGCGGTTTTCCCATTCATGAAAGCTGCTAATGCTGGTAAAATCATCAATATTTCGTCGGCAACGGTTATGAGTGGCTCGCCACAGTGGTCACATTATGTGGCATCGAAAGGAGGAGTCATTGGTTTTACTCGCTCGATGGCCAAAGAAGTTGGCGATTTTAATATCAATGTAAATGCCATTGCTCCAGGTTTTACGCTAACCGATGCCAGTTTATCGCTTATCGAAAATGCCCAAAAATATGGTGTTGACCGAGGAGCAATCAAACGCTCATCTTCGGCCGAGGATATTGTAGGAACTGCCCTTTATTTAGCTTCATCTGCTTCTGATTTTGTCACAGGACAAACAATCGTAGTAGATGGTGGAAAACAATTTATCTAA
- a CDS encoding NAD(P)/FAD-dependent oxidoreductase: MKVVIIGAGHAGVQAASSLREEGFAGEIVLVAEERYLPYQKPPLSKGYLQGKQSAEAILFRSENYYSANQIELRLGTKISQILPNEQEIITSEGEKIEYTHLILATGASNRQLKITGADTAEIFYLRTLADARKIEEKLHNAKNVAIIGGGFIGLELAALAQEKGKNVSVIEAQSRLMERVLPAVISDVFKDTHLQNGVDILLNTFTSSIEGNTIKTQCGKSIKADLILAGIGVIPETKLAEQAGINCENGIVVNEFQQTSIVNIYAIGDCANHYNVFAKRNIRLESVQNAVDQAKVAANHIIGKAEAYQAVPWFWTNQYHLKLQMAGISTGFDEYMVRGDISSGKFSVYYFKDTKLIAVDSLNKAAEHLNARKLLSLGVSPSKEEILDVSFNLNSLV, from the coding sequence ATGAAAGTTGTAATCATAGGTGCAGGACACGCAGGCGTACAAGCTGCTTCTTCTTTGCGAGAAGAAGGCTTTGCTGGTGAAATCGTTTTGGTTGCTGAAGAAAGATATTTACCTTACCAAAAGCCACCTTTATCGAAAGGGTATTTGCAAGGCAAACAGTCTGCTGAAGCTATTTTGTTTCGTTCAGAAAATTATTACTCAGCCAATCAAATTGAACTTCGCTTAGGAACTAAAATTAGTCAGATTTTGCCAAATGAGCAGGAAATCATTACTTCCGAAGGTGAAAAAATTGAATACACACATTTAATTTTAGCCACAGGAGCCAGTAACCGTCAATTGAAAATCACTGGAGCCGATACGGCCGAAATATTCTATTTACGTACGTTGGCTGATGCTCGCAAGATTGAGGAAAAGTTACATAATGCCAAGAATGTTGCCATTATTGGCGGAGGATTTATTGGCCTTGAATTGGCCGCACTCGCCCAAGAAAAAGGCAAAAACGTATCAGTAATTGAAGCCCAAAGCCGACTGATGGAAAGAGTGTTACCTGCTGTTATTTCTGATGTTTTTAAAGATACGCATCTACAAAATGGCGTAGATATTTTGCTCAATACATTTACAAGTTCAATCGAGGGGAATACGATAAAAACTCAATGCGGTAAAAGCATTAAAGCAGACTTGATTTTGGCTGGAATTGGTGTTATTCCCGAAACTAAATTGGCTGAGCAAGCAGGTATCAACTGCGAAAATGGCATTGTAGTCAATGAATTTCAGCAGACTTCTATCGTTAATATTTATGCCATTGGCGATTGTGCCAATCATTATAATGTTTTTGCTAAACGAAACATACGCCTCGAATCTGTACAAAATGCCGTTGACCAAGCTAAAGTTGCAGCCAATCATATTATAGGGAAAGCAGAAGCCTATCAAGCTGTACCGTGGTTCTGGACAAACCAATATCATTTAAAATTACAAATGGCTGGTATTTCGACTGGTTTTGACGAATATATGGTACGTGGAGATATTTCGAGTGGTAAATTCTCGGTTTATTATTTCAAAGATACGAAACTTATTGCGGTCGATTCACTCAATAAAGCGGCCGAGCATCTCAATGCACGAAAACTATTAAGTTTGGGTGTTAGCCCAAGCAAAGAAGAAATTTTAGATGTAAGTTTTAATCTAAATTCTTTGGTTTAA
- a CDS encoding 2Fe-2S iron-sulfur cluster-binding protein, whose translation MPVITYIENNGNQRQVELPMGASIMEGAIQNDVKGIVAECGGSCMCATCHVYVDEQFIDLLPEMQEEEDEMLEAANAPRQANSRLGCQVRVTKAMDGLVVRIPERQ comes from the coding sequence ATGCCAGTAATAACTTATATCGAAAATAACGGAAATCAACGCCAAGTTGAATTGCCAATGGGAGCTTCAATTATGGAAGGAGCTATACAAAATGATGTCAAAGGAATTGTCGCCGAATGCGGTGGTTCGTGTATGTGTGCCACTTGCCACGTGTACGTTGATGAACAATTCATTGATTTACTTCCAGAAATGCAAGAAGAGGAAGATGAAATGCTCGAAGCTGCCAATGCTCCACGTCAGGCAAATAGTCGTTTAGGTTGTCAAGTAAGAGTAACAAAAGCCATGGATGGTTTAGTTGTGCGTATTCCAGAAAGACAATAA
- a CDS encoding HD domain-containing protein produces MRKQDEAIWEVAKTHLNVRNNDEHTLFSYLLAQKIAENYPESDIEIILPAILLHDTGWSKIPKDKLFNAFGPNNKYPELTRQHEFESVAIARQVLPELGFSNHQIEEITSLIDGHDTTKNARSLNDAIHKDADKLWRYTPHGNRIIGEWFEIEQAEVLEILENFVLPTFLTDFGRKQAIVFLETAKLNLNLKKYLC; encoded by the coding sequence ATGAGAAAGCAAGACGAAGCAATTTGGGAAGTAGCTAAAACCCATCTAAATGTGCGGAATAATGATGAACACACCTTGTTTTCGTATTTGTTGGCTCAAAAAATAGCAGAAAATTATCCTGAATCTGATATTGAAATTATTTTGCCAGCCATTTTATTACACGATACTGGTTGGTCTAAAATTCCGAAAGATAAACTTTTCAATGCTTTTGGTCCTAATAATAAATATCCAGAATTAACCCGTCAACATGAATTTGAAAGTGTTGCAATTGCACGTCAAGTTTTACCCGAATTAGGTTTTTCTAATCATCAAATAGAAGAAATAACGTCTCTCATTGATGGGCATGATACAACAAAAAATGCTCGCTCGCTCAATGATGCTATTCATAAAGATGCCGATAAATTATGGCGATATACGCCTCATGGAAATCGGATAATAGGAGAGTGGTTTGAGATTGAACAGGCTGAGGTTTTAGAGATTCTCGAAAACTTTGTTTTACCTACATTCTTAACCGATTTTGGACGAAAACAGGCAATTGTCTTTTTAGAAACTGCCAAATTAAACCTTAATCTGAAAAAGTACTTATGTTGA
- a CDS encoding DUF3307 domain-containing protein, whose product MSNLFTAIQALVLLKLIFAHILTDFFLQPTSWVKDKEEKRIKSQKLLFHIILTFLTVWLFSRNFLVALFIGITHYGFDLLKIYAKDKSVKSFILDQVLHFIILIISWLYIIKGFNQFSNLFTSILADFKTWVILVSYVFCTIPLGILIGLATKRWREDVNTSKEESLNDAGKWIGIFERILILTFIINNQYEPIGFLIAAKALLRFKESDLKRTEYVLIGTLISFTLTISIGILVKMVL is encoded by the coding sequence ATGTCTAATCTTTTTACAGCGATACAAGCATTGGTTTTATTGAAACTTATCTTTGCACATATACTTACTGACTTTTTTTTGCAACCAACAAGTTGGGTAAAAGACAAAGAGGAAAAGAGAATTAAATCCCAAAAATTACTTTTTCACATCATACTTACATTCTTGACTGTTTGGCTTTTTTCAAGAAACTTCTTAGTAGCTCTTTTCATCGGAATTACGCACTATGGTTTTGATTTATTGAAAATATATGCCAAAGATAAAAGTGTCAAATCGTTTATTCTTGACCAAGTACTTCATTTTATTATTCTAATTATTAGTTGGTTATATATTATCAAAGGCTTTAACCAATTCTCAAATTTATTTACTTCAATATTAGCAGATTTCAAAACATGGGTAATATTGGTATCTTATGTTTTTTGTACTATTCCATTAGGCATACTCATTGGACTTGCAACCAAACGTTGGAGAGAAGACGTAAATACGAGTAAGGAAGAAAGCCTAAATGATGCTGGAAAATGGATTGGTATTTTTGAAAGAATATTGATTCTAACATTCATCATTAATAACCAATATGAACCAATCGGTTTTTTGATTGCCGCCAAAGCCTTGCTTAGATTTAAAGAATCAGACCTCAAACGAACCGAATATGTACTAATCGGTACGCTCATTAGTTTTACTCTAACTATCTCAATTGGTATTTTGGTAAAAATGGTTCTCTAA